A stretch of DNA from Anaerolineae bacterium:
CGTCAGCCTGCCGGAGATTGAACCGCGCACCTTCAGCTTTAACAGCCCGCACGGCGCTTGCCCCACCTGCGACGGCTTGGGGGTTAAACTCAAGGTTGACCCCGAGCTGGTGCTGAACCCGGAAAGAACATTGGCCCAGGGCGCTATTAGGCCGTGGGCCAGGCAGAGCCAGCGGCACGATAACGGTTATTACGCCCAATTGATTGCCGCCGTGGCCGAGCACTACAACCTGCCCATGAATACCCCCGTCGGCGAATTCAGCCCCAAGCAAAAAGACGTTCTTCTTTACGGCGGCAAAGCCGGCGATGAAGTGGCCCTCAGCTACCGCAACGCCGAAGGCCAAACGCGCACCTATAGCACCACGTTTGAAGGCGTTATCCCCAATTTGCAGCGCCGTTACAAAGACGCGCTCAAAGCCAACAACAATTACGTGACCATTGAGATTGAACGGTATATGTCTACTCAAAGCTGTCCGGCCTGCGGCGGGCACCGCCTGCGGCCCGAAGCCCTGGCCGTGACGGTGGCCGGGCAAGGCATTCATCAAGTGAGCGACATGGCCGTGACGGATACGCTCCGCTGGTTTAACAACTTAATGGATGAAGGCCAGGCGCACAACGGAAATGAACCGCCGGAAACATCTCTTCCCCCCGCCCTCACCGAACGGCAGCAATTGATCGCCCGCCAAATCGTCAAAGAAATCATCACCCGCCTGCAATTTATGCGCGATGTGGGGCTGGATTACCTGACCCTCAGCCGCTCGGCCACCACCCTCTCCGGCGGTGAATCCCAGCGCATCCGCCTGGCCACGCAGATTGGCTCGCAGTTGATGGGCTGCCTGTATATTTTGGACGAACCCAGCATCGGCCTGCACCAGCGCGACAACCAGCGCCTGATCAATACGCTCAAGGGCATCCGCAACCTGGGCAATACGGTGCTGGTGGTGGAGCACGATGAAGACACCATGCGCAACGCCGATTGGCTGGTGGAAATGGGCCCCGGCGCGGGCAAACTCGGCGGCCAGGTGGTGGCCTCGGCGGAACGAGAGGTTTTTTTGCAAGGCCCGTCGTTAACGGCCCAATACTTGCGCGGCCAAAAATCCATTCCGCTGCCCCCGGCCCGGCGCGAGGGCAACGGCAAAGAGATCACGGTGGTGGGCGCCAGGGAAAACAACCTGAAAAATATTAACGTGTCCTTTCCCCTGGGCAAACTGGTGTGCGTTACCGGCGTCAGCGGCAGCGGCAAAAGCAGCCTGGTGATTGAAATTCTCTACAACAAGCTGGCCCAATTGATGTACCGGGCCAAGGCCGCGCCCGGCAAACACGAAGCCGTTAAAGGCATTGAGTTTGTGGACAAGGTGATTGACATTGACCAAAGCCCCATTGGCCGCACCCCGCGCAGCAACCCGGCCACTTACACCGGCCTGTTTGGCCCCCTGCGCGAACTCTACGCCAGCATGCCGGAAAGCAAAATGCGGGGTTACAAAGCCGGGCGCTTCAGCTTTAACGTGAAGGGCGGCCGGTGCGAAGCCTGCCAGGGCGACGGCATCATCAAAATTGAAATGCAATTTTTGCCCGACGTATACGTGCCCTGCGAGGTGTGCCACGGCAAACGCTACAACCGGGAAACTTTGCAGATCAAGTACAAGGGCAAAACCATCGCCGATGCCCTGGCGATGACCGTGGCCGAGGGCCTGGAATTTTTTTCCAATATCCCCTCTATCCGCAACAAGTTGGAAACCCTGCACGCGGTGGGCCTGGGGTACATCACCCTGGGCCAACCGGCCACCACCCTCTCCGGCGGCGAGGCCCAACGCATTAAACTATCCAAAGAGTTGAGCCGCCGCTCCACGGGCAAAACCCTGTACATCTTGGACGAACCAACCACGGGCCTGCACTTTGCCGACATTGAGCGGCTGCTGGCGGTGTTAAGCCGTTTGGTGGACGGGGGCAATACGGTGGTGGTTATTGAGCACAACCTGGAAGTGATCAAGTGCGCCGATTGGGTGATTGATCTTGGCCCGGAGGGCGGCTACGCCGGCGGGCGCATTGTGGCGGCGGGCACCCCGGAGCAAGTAGCCGCCAATGATGAAAGTTACACGGGGCGGTGGTTGAGCAACGCGCTGAAGAAAATGACCGGCTAATGAAGTTGCTCACTTCATTGCCATAAGATAGTTTTAGCAACTCCTCATTCACTTTCATTCCCCTCTAATGCCAAGTATATCACGCTTGTTTTTGGTTGACAATAAGCCGTTTTTCCAACCTCTAAAGTCTTCAAAATCATCTGCTTTAGTCAGAAATTCAACGGCCAATTGTCAGGTTGTGGTCTGACACTTCCAACCTGAACGTGTTATAGTAAGGCCCAACGCCCGGCCAGAAGTTAAGCTTATTTAGGGGAACTTTCGGGCACAGTTACACGTTTTATACGGCGAGGAGGTTAAAAACCAGACCATGCACCTGCTCCGCAGAATTGCCGTGAGCAACGGCAACAAACAGCGCAAAGAGAAATCCACTGAGGCCATCACTGAAAAGAATCAAGAGACGGTGGTTAGCTGGAACGAGACGCTTGAAGACGAAGTGTGGCAGAAAATTGTGGCCGCCCTGGCCGCGCGGGGTTTGGCGGCGGCCAAAAAAGACTCGGCAGAAAAAAATTGTAATCAATAATTCCTACAACGTTTTCTTGTTCCCAAACTGAGTTTGGGAACAAGAAAACAAGAAAAAAGTAAGCGCCTTGGTCAAAGGAATAAAAGACCTTAGCCTACACTGGGCAAACCGGCCAGGGCCATCGCAATTTCTTCTTCGGGATATTCGTAATCGCGCAGTTTGCCGGCGTGGTAATCCAGGTAGGCCTGCACGTCAAAGTGGCCGTGGCCGGACAGATTGAACAAAATAGTCCGGCTAACGCCTTCTTCTTTGCAGCGATTCGCCTCCGCCACCGCCACCGCAATGGCGTGATTCGACTCGGGCGCGGGCAAAATGCCTTCAGCGCGGGCAAACTGAACCCCGGTCGAGAACGTTACTAATTGGTTAACGGCAGTGGCCTCAATTGCGCCCAGGTTAAGCAAGTGACTCACCAACGGGGCCATGCCGTGGTAGCGCAGGCCGCCGGCGTGAATACCGGCCGGCACAAAGGTGCTGCCCAGAGTATGCATCTTGACCAGCGGCGTCAGGTGAGCCGTGTCGCCAAAATCGTAGGCATACGGGCCTTTGGTCAGGCTGGGGCAGGCGGTGGGTTCTACCGCCACAACCCGCACGTTAGTTTCACCCCGCAGATTGCGCCCCACAAAAGGAAAGACCAACCCGGCAAAGTTGGAGCCGCCGCCGGTGCAGCCAATCACCACGTCGGGATAATCGTCGGCCAGTTTGAATTGCTCCAGCGCCTCCTGCCCCACTACGGTTTGATGCATCAACACGTGGTTGAGCACGCTGCCCAGGCTGTACCGGGTTTCCGGGTCTTTAACGGCCACTTCCACCGCCTCGGAAATGGCAATGCCCAGAGAGCCGGTGGAGTCGGGATGTTCGGCCAAAATAGCCCGGCCGGCCTCGGTTTCGTTGCTGGGGCTGGGCGTTACCGAAGCGCCGTAGGTCTCCATCAAACCACGCCGGTAAGGCTTCTGGTCGTAGCTAACTCGCACCATAAATACTTTGCACTCCAGGCCAAAAAAGGCGCAGGACATGGCCAGGGCCGAACCCCACTGCCCGGCACCGGTTTCGGTGGACAGCTTTTTCACCCCTTCCTGCTTATTAAAGTAAGCCTGGGCTACGGCGGTGTTGGGTTTATGCGAACCGGCCGGGCTGACCCCTTCGTACTTGTAATAGATGCGGGCCGGGGTATCCAGCACTTTTTCCAGCCGCCGCGCCCGGATAAGGGGGGAGGGACGCCAGAGCTGATAAACGTCCAACACCTCTTGGGGTATCTCAATCTCCCGGTCCTGGCTAACCTCTTGCATAATCAAGCCCATGGGGAACAGAGGGGCCAGATCATCCGGGCCAATGGGCTGGCCCGTGCCGGGGTGCATCACCGGCGGAACCGGTTTGGGCAGGTCGGCCTGGATGTTGTACCAGACGCGAGGGATGCGATCTTCGGTTAAAATGTATTTGACAGTGTCCATAAGTTTTCTCCTTTTATTTAGATTAAGTTAATAAAATAAAAAACCTCTCGCCTCTACGAATCTTTGCTAAAGATTCCCAGGGACGAGAGGTTTATCTCCCGCGGTGCCACCCCAGTTAGACTGTCTCACCGGCAAAAAAAACTCTTGTGAAACACAAGAGGTATCCTCGGCCAGCCAGTTTCACTCAACAGATACGCCGCCATAGCCCTCTATGGCCACAACATGAATATCCGGCTCCCAGGTAACGGTGGAGTCTCCGTCGCCGCCTACTCACCGGGCAGGTTTTGGGGGCGCAACTCGCGGGGCCATTCGCCGCTCACGTACGTACCGTACTCACACCAGGCCACGGCTCTCTGAACGCCGTTTGAACGGTTACTTCTCCCGGTCACAGTCTTTAACGATGAGGTTGAGCCGGATTATACCTAAAATTTCACAAAACGCAAAACAAAGAACCAAAAAAGACTCCGCCTCAATCGGCCAACAGCTTAATCTTAATTGGCAATTCCACCCCATGCTGAGTAAAATATACCGGATTGGGAAACGGGTAACGGTAGGCGGGGAAAAACTATGTTCCCTGTTCCCTGCCTACGTCTAATGTTTATCATCTACACACCGACAAGGAGCAAAAGCAATGACGCAACCCACCAGGAACGCTCTAGGTGCGCGGGCCAAATTTAACACCGGCCGCGGCTCGGCCTACCTTTATCGCCTCGACAAATTGGAACAAGAAGGATTGGGCCATATCTCCCGGCTGCCTTTTTCAATAAAAATATTGCTGGAAGCGGTGCTACGTGAGGTGGACGGCTACGTTGTTACCGCGGAAAACGTGCAAAAGTTGGCTGCCTGGAACGCCGCCGCCCCGGCCCCGGACGAAATCCCCTTTAAACCGGCCCGCGTGCTTTTACAGGACTTCACCGGCGTCCCGGTTGTGGTTGACCTGGCCGCCATGCGCTCGGCCATGGCCCGCATGGGCGGCAATCCGCAAAAAATTAATCCCGTGGTGCCGGTCAACCTGGTGATTGACCACTCGGTGCAGGTGGACGTGTTTGGCCGGAGCATTGCCCTGGAGCGTAACTCGGAGATTGAGTTTGAGCGCAACCGGGAGCGATACGAGTTTTTGCGCTGGGGCCAGCAGGCCTTTGCCAACTTCAGCGTGGTGCCGCCGGCCAGCGGCATTGTGCATCAGGTCAATCTGGAATACCTGGCTAAAGGCGTTTGGACGCGCCCGGAAGAGGACGGCCTGGTGGTTTACCCCGACAGCCTGGTGGGCACCGACAGCCACACCACCATGATTAACGGCCTGGGCATTGTGGGTTGGGGAGTGGGCGGGATTGAGGCCGAAGCCGTGATGCTGGGCCAGCCCATTTATATGCTCACCCCAGCAGTGATTGGCTTTAAACTGACCGGCCAATTGCGCGAGGGCGTGACCGCCACCGACCTGACCCTGACCGTGGTGCAGCTGCTGCGCCAAAAAGGCGTGGTCGGCAAATTTGTGGAATTTTACGGCCCCGGCCTGAGCCAGATGACCCTGCCCGACCGGGCCACCATTGCCAACATGGCCCCCGAATATGGCGCGACTATGGGCTTTTTCCCCACGGATGCCGAGTCGCTTAATTACCTGCGCCGCACCGGCCGCCCGCCGGAATTGGTTGAGTTGGTGGAGCGCTACAGCAAAGAACAGGGCCTTTTCCGCGCCGATACCACGCCCGAACCCAAATTTACCGACACCCTGGCCCTTGATTTAGGCGACGTGACGCCCAGCCTGGCCGGGCCAAAACGTCCCCAGGATCGGGTGGCCCTGGCGGAGATGAAAACAGCCTTCCACGCGGCGCTGACCCATCCGGTTGGGCCGCAAGGTTATGGCCTGGCCGAGACTGCCCTGCAACGCACGGGCTTAATTCGTAGGAAGGGCGACCGACGGGGCATCCCTTCAGAGGAAATCAAACACGGCGCGGTAGTGCTGGCGGCCATCACTTCTTGCACCAACACCAGCAACCCTTCGGTGATGTTGGGAGCGGGCATTTTGGCCAAAAAAGCGGTTGAGCGAGGTTTGACCGTGCCCGCTTATGTTAAAACCAGCCTGGCCCCCGGCTCCAAAGTGGTCACCCATTATCTCAATGAGGCCAGCTTAACCCCTTACCTGGAACAACTGGGGTTTTATACCGTAGGCTATGGCTGCACCACATGTATTGGCAATAGCGGCCCGCTGCCGGACGAGGTGGTTCAGGCCATTACCACCGGCGATTTGATTGTGGCCGGGGTGCTCAGCGGCAACCGCAACTTTGAAGGGCGGATTCACCCCTACATCAAAGCCAATTACCTGGCCTCCCCGCCGCTGGTGGTGGCCTACGCTCTGGCCGGAACCGTGGCTATTGACCTGACCACCGAGCCGCTGGGCGCAGATAAAAACGGCCGGCCGGTTTATCTTAAAGACATCTGGCCTACCCACGCCGAAATCGCCGCCGAATTTGACCAGGCCCTTAATCCTGATACGTTCCGGCGAGAGTACGGCGGCATCGAGCGCAGCAATCCGCGCTGGAACGAAATTCCCATCACCGAGGGCGCGCTCTACGAGTGGTACGAGTGGTCAACCTATATCCAGGAACCGCCTTTTTTCATGGAGATGAGGCCCAACCCCAACCCCATTCAATCCATTCAAACGGCCAGGGTGCTGGTGAAAGTGGGCGACTCGGTGACCACCGACCACATTTCCCCGGCCGGCGCTATCCCGGCGGAGATGCCCGCCGGGCAATATTTGCAGGATCACGATGTAGCGCCCCAAGAGTTCAACTCGTTTGGCTCGCGGCGCGGCAACGACCGGGTGATGACGCGGGGCACGTTTGGCAATATCCGCCTGCGCAACCAGTTGGCGCCCGGCACCGAAGGCGGCTGGACCACCTACCTGCCCACGGGCCAGGTAATGCCCATTTTTGACGCCAGCGAAAAATACCGGGCCGCTGGCGTGTCGCTGCTGGTGATTGCCGGAAAGGAGTACGGCACGGGTTCCAGCCGGGATTGGGCGGCCAAAGGAGCGCAACTGTTGGGGGTCAAAGCGGTGCTGGCCGAAAGTTTTGAGCGCATCCATCGCAGCAATCTGGTGGGCATGGGGGTGCTGCCGCTGCAATTCAAACCTGGCCAAAACGCCAAGAGCCTGGGCCTGACGGGTCAAGAAAATTATACCATCCACCTTGATGACAACCTGCAACCCCGCCAGGAGGTGCAGGTTGATGTGACCGGCGCTGATGGCGCCACCCGGGCCATCACAATGATGTGCCGGGTGGACACGCCGGTGGAGGTGGACTATTACCGTAACGGAGGGATTTTACAGACGGTATTGCGGAACTTTTTAAAAGAAGTAGGATTTACGCAAATCGTTGATGCATTCCAGAGGTGACAGTCACTTTGTAAGTGACTGTCACCTCTGGAACGTGCGTAAGTCCTAAGAAGGATAAAGTATGGACGCCCAACTTTTCATCTGGATTGGTTTCAATATTTTTGTAATTATAATGTTGGTTATTGACCTGAAAGTATTTCACCGCGAGGCCCATGAAATTTCGGTGAAAGAGGCGCTCATCTGGAGCGCGGTCTGGATTGCCCTGGCCCTCTTGTTTAATGTGATTATCTATTTTTGGCGCGGGCCAACCTCGGCGCTGGAATATTTAACCGGCTACCTCATCGAGAAATCGTTGAGCGTGGATAATCTGTTTGTCTTTTTGATGATTTTTGCCTACTTTGGCGTGGCCTCACGTTACCAGCATAACGTGCTGTTCTGGGGCATTTTGGGCGCGTTGATTATGCGGGCGCTTTTTATCGCTGCGGGCATTACTTTAATTCAACGCTTTGAATGGGTCATCTTTATTTTTGGCGCGTTTCTCATTTACACCGGCATCAAGTTGGCCCTGGAAAAAGACAAAGAAGTTGAGCCGGACAAAAATCCGGTGCTTAAACTGGTGCGCCGTTTTTTGCCGGTTACCAACACCCTTGAAGGGCAAAACTTTTTTGTGCGGCAGGCTGGCCGCTCAATGGCTACTCCTCTCTTTATTGTGCTAATTGCCATTGAAACCACCGACGTGATTTTTGCCCTGGATTCCATCCCCGCCATCCTGGCCATCACCACCGACCCCTTTATTGTCTACACCTCAAACGTATTTGCCATTTTGGGCTTGCGGGCGCTCTATTTTGCCCTGGCCGGGATTATGCGGATGTTTTATTATCTGCATTACGGCCTGTCTGTTATTTTGGTGTTTGTGGGCGTTAAGATGATCATCTCCAAAATCCACGAGGTGCCGCTGATAGGCCACTTTTTCACCGACTTTCATATTCCCGTTGGCGTGGCGCTGGGCGTGGTGGGCGGCATTTTGGTGATTTCAGTTATTGCCTCAATTTTTTGGCCGTTCAGGGTAGAGGAGGCTCATTTAATCTACCCCGGTGAAAAGTGGGAAACGAAATAACCTGTGGAATAAAAAACCCAAAATGAGCAATAAATTTACCGGCCACGTGGTGGCCCTTACCGGCGGCGGGGACGGAGCCAAACTGGCGCATGGCCTGGCCCAAATTTTGCCGCCGGAACAATTAACCATCATCGTCAATACCGGCGATGATTTTGAGCACCTGGGGCTACGCCTCTCCCCCGACTTGGATAAAGTGATGTACACCCTGGCCGGGTTAGGCAATCCGGCCATTGAGGGCCTCAAGAACGAAAGCTGGAACATGATGGCGGCGCTGGCGCGTTACAGCGGCCCCACCTGGTATCAACTTGGCGACCGTGACCTGGCGACTCAGTTATTACGTAATTACTGGCTACGCGAAGGGTATCCCCTGAACTGGATCACCAAAGAGTTGAGCCGCCGGTTGGGCGTGCGCCATACGCTCCTGCCCATGAGCGAAGATGCCGTGCAGACCCTCATTCAAACGCCCAAAGGAGAACTGGGGGTAAAGGCGTATTTGGCCCAAAAACCAACGCCGCCGGAGGTAACAGGGGTGCGGTTTGCCGGAGCGGCCGAAGCCCAACCCAGCCGCGAGGTGCTGCACGCGCTCCGCGAAGCCAAAGTCATTGTCTTTTGCCCCGGCCACCCCCTGCTGAGTTTTGGGCCGCTGCTGGCCATGCCCAACGTGCCGCGAATCCTGGCCGCCAGCCGGGCCGCCAAAATTGGGGTGGCGGGAATGGGGGGAGAACAGATAGATGAGGCTGTAGCCAAAATTATGGCCGCAGCGGGTCTGGAAGTTTCGGTGGGGGGGATGGCCCGCTATTTAAGAGAGGTTTTAACCGGCTTTGTGCTTGACCACGGGGATGAAAAATACCAGGACGCATTGACCGACCTGGGCCTGCGCGCCCTGATGACCGGCGCCCTGATGCAGAATAATGAGGAGCGAATCAGGTTAGCGCAAGAAGTTTTGGATTTTGCCACAGGATAGGATTGTTAGTCCGCCGTTTCCACCGCCAAACAGTTGACAATGAGCGGTTCCTCGATATTGAGGATAGGCACCATGTAGTTGCCCAGGCGAATGGCTATGTAGGCGCTTTCGCCGCCGTCAAAACGCATGGCCCGGTCCATTTTGATGCCCCATGTTTCGCCCAGGTTGATGATGTTTTCGGCGTGCTCGTCAATGGTCAGCCCAAAAGAAGCGGTTAAAAATAAATATTTGCGGTCCTCGGAAACAGCCGCCGAGATTTTGGCCCAGGGCGTGGTTTCGTAATAATCCAGGCTGTCCGGGTCAAACCATTCTTCCTTGGGGTTAAAGTTATAGGCCCCATCCCAAATAAAAATCGGCCCGCCGCCCCAGGAAACGGTGGCGGGGTCGTACTCCGCGCGGTCGCGCAGCACGTCAATATCAAAGCGGCCATCGCGCCGGAACAGGGCGGCCCGGCCCAGGTGAAAAAACCAGTCCTGGCCGGTTTCGGTTTTGTTGCTGCCGTTCAGGCCGTGATAATCGGCGTCAATCACTACCAATGATTTGGGGGAAAGGCAGTAGGAGGGGGTGATTAACGTGCCGCGTTCGGCGTTGGGGATGATGTTGCGCAGCGCGTAGCCAGGCTCCTCCAGGTCAATGACCACGTGATGCACGCTGTTGAACACAATATAAACAATGCCCGGCGCAATCTGGTAGGGCGCTTGCGAGAGGGCAATGGCGCGGAGCTGGTTCAGGGTGGCCCGGTCGGCGGCGATGAGCCGGTTCAAGTCTGTTTCAGAAAGTTGCTCATTTTTGGGGCACTCCGGGCAGCGGCGCCGGGCCGGCGGGTTGTGCATGAGCAGGATATTGTAACTATATTCAACCGTGGGCAGCGCCCTGGCCTTGAGGCCACAACCGGCGGCGTTACATTTGGCCAGGTTCAAGGTGGGGGTAGGCGTGACCGTGGGGGAGGGAGTGTTTGTGGGCGTGGAAGTAGAGGTTGGGGTGCGGGTGGCGGTGGGCGTGGAAGTAGAGGTTGGGGTGGCCGTGGCAATGGGCGTGGGAGTAGGGGTGCAGGTGGCGGTGGGCGTGGAGGTAGGGGTAGGCGTAGGGGAAATAATGGCGGCCTGCACCACTTGCGCCACAGCCTGGCCCGTGGTGGCCGAAACGGATAAGGTGTGGGCCACTGCCGTCAGAACAAGGGCCGTTAAAACACCCACCACCAGGGCGATTACTTCGGAATTAAAAGGTTGGCGATTATCTTGTGGACGACGACGCATTGACTCTCTAGCCCCGGCCTCATGGCTCATATTCAGTCGACTCATACCATTCGGCATAATGACTATGGCCGTTGACTCCCGGCAGTTGGGCCTCCACGCCGGCATGGTCATAACGTGACAGGTCAGGCAGAGCCGGTTCCAGCTCGGGCCAGGGGAGCATCTCGCCTTCGTGGTAGTGAACAATCCGGTTGCTGATGGTGAAGGCTGAAATCACGGCGCTGCCGAGGGCCAGCACGCCGCACAAACCCATCATCCACCGAAAAGCATCAACAAAGGCTATGTCAATAACGGTTTCAATGGCCGCGGTCAGCTCGTAAGAGAGGCCGGAGGGAGGCTCCGCGCCGCCTAAATCCAGGGCTTCCTCGGCCAAAGTCAAACGATGCTGCTCTGAAAGGGGAATGGATACAGAATATTCTTGCAGCGATGCCCCAAATTGAAGCACCATTACCGCCCCCAGCATGGCTACCGCTAACATGGTGGCCACGCGGGAAGCGGCA
This window harbors:
- the acnA gene encoding aconitate hydratase AcnA; this encodes MTQPTRNALGARAKFNTGRGSAYLYRLDKLEQEGLGHISRLPFSIKILLEAVLREVDGYVVTAENVQKLAAWNAAAPAPDEIPFKPARVLLQDFTGVPVVVDLAAMRSAMARMGGNPQKINPVVPVNLVIDHSVQVDVFGRSIALERNSEIEFERNRERYEFLRWGQQAFANFSVVPPASGIVHQVNLEYLAKGVWTRPEEDGLVVYPDSLVGTDSHTTMINGLGIVGWGVGGIEAEAVMLGQPIYMLTPAVIGFKLTGQLREGVTATDLTLTVVQLLRQKGVVGKFVEFYGPGLSQMTLPDRATIANMAPEYGATMGFFPTDAESLNYLRRTGRPPELVELVERYSKEQGLFRADTTPEPKFTDTLALDLGDVTPSLAGPKRPQDRVALAEMKTAFHAALTHPVGPQGYGLAETALQRTGLIRRKGDRRGIPSEEIKHGAVVLAAITSCTNTSNPSVMLGAGILAKKAVERGLTVPAYVKTSLAPGSKVVTHYLNEASLTPYLEQLGFYTVGYGCTTCIGNSGPLPDEVVQAITTGDLIVAGVLSGNRNFEGRIHPYIKANYLASPPLVVAYALAGTVAIDLTTEPLGADKNGRPVYLKDIWPTHAEIAAEFDQALNPDTFRREYGGIERSNPRWNEIPITEGALYEWYEWSTYIQEPPFFMEMRPNPNPIQSIQTARVLVKVGDSVTTDHISPAGAIPAEMPAGQYLQDHDVAPQEFNSFGSRRGNDRVMTRGTFGNIRLRNQLAPGTEGGWTTYLPTGQVMPIFDASEKYRAAGVSLLVIAGKEYGTGSSRDWAAKGAQLLGVKAVLAESFERIHRSNLVGMGVLPLQFKPGQNAKSLGLTGQENYTIHLDDNLQPRQEVQVDVTGADGATRAITMMCRVDTPVEVDYYRNGGILQTVLRNFLKEVGFTQIVDAFQR
- a CDS encoding TerC family protein, encoding MDAQLFIWIGFNIFVIIMLVIDLKVFHREAHEISVKEALIWSAVWIALALLFNVIIYFWRGPTSALEYLTGYLIEKSLSVDNLFVFLMIFAYFGVASRYQHNVLFWGILGALIMRALFIAAGITLIQRFEWVIFIFGAFLIYTGIKLALEKDKEVEPDKNPVLKLVRRFLPVTNTLEGQNFFVRQAGRSMATPLFIVLIAIETTDVIFALDSIPAILAITTDPFIVYTSNVFAILGLRALYFALAGIMRMFYYLHYGLSVILVFVGVKMIISKIHEVPLIGHFFTDFHIPVGVALGVVGGILVISVIASIFWPFRVEEAHLIYPGEKWETK
- a CDS encoding YvcK family protein → MSNKFTGHVVALTGGGDGAKLAHGLAQILPPEQLTIIVNTGDDFEHLGLRLSPDLDKVMYTLAGLGNPAIEGLKNESWNMMAALARYSGPTWYQLGDRDLATQLLRNYWLREGYPLNWITKELSRRLGVRHTLLPMSEDAVQTLIQTPKGELGVKAYLAQKPTPPEVTGVRFAGAAEAQPSREVLHALREAKVIVFCPGHPLLSFGPLLAMPNVPRILAASRAAKIGVAGMGGEQIDEAVAKIMAAAGLEVSVGGMARYLREVLTGFVLDHGDEKYQDALTDLGLRALMTGALMQNNEERIRLAQEVLDFATG
- a CDS encoding TrpB-like pyridoxal phosphate-dependent enzyme; this translates as MDTVKYILTEDRIPRVWYNIQADLPKPVPPVMHPGTGQPIGPDDLAPLFPMGLIMQEVSQDREIEIPQEVLDVYQLWRPSPLIRARRLEKVLDTPARIYYKYEGVSPAGSHKPNTAVAQAYFNKQEGVKKLSTETGAGQWGSALAMSCAFFGLECKVFMVRVSYDQKPYRRGLMETYGASVTPSPSNETEAGRAILAEHPDSTGSLGIAISEAVEVAVKDPETRYSLGSVLNHVLMHQTVVGQEALEQFKLADDYPDVVIGCTGGGSNFAGLVFPFVGRNLRGETNVRVVAVEPTACPSLTKGPYAYDFGDTAHLTPLVKMHTLGSTFVPAGIHAGGLRYHGMAPLVSHLLNLGAIEATAVNQLVTFSTGVQFARAEGILPAPESNHAIAVAVAEANRCKEEGVSRTILFNLSGHGHFDVQAYLDYHAGKLRDYEYPEEEIAMALAGLPSVG
- the uvrA gene encoding excinuclease ABC subunit UvrA, translated to MTQKKLIIRGARQHNLKNIDLEIPRDQLVVITGLSGSGKSSLAFDTIYAEGQRRYVESLSAYARQFLGQMDKPDVDQIEGLSPAISIDQKGASHNPRSTVGTVTEIYDYLRLLFARIGAPHCHLCGREVNIQTTQQIVDAILDKVDGSRIMLLAPLVKERKGEHKAVFEDIRKAGFVRVRVDGHIYDLDEGFELEQYKSHTVEAVVDRLVIRPTGGNDDAARLADSVETALKLGNGALIVNDVTNPEKPWDRLFSEHFACVHCGVSLPEIEPRTFSFNSPHGACPTCDGLGVKLKVDPELVLNPERTLAQGAIRPWARQSQRHDNGYYAQLIAAVAEHYNLPMNTPVGEFSPKQKDVLLYGGKAGDEVALSYRNAEGQTRTYSTTFEGVIPNLQRRYKDALKANNNYVTIEIERYMSTQSCPACGGHRLRPEALAVTVAGQGIHQVSDMAVTDTLRWFNNLMDEGQAHNGNEPPETSLPPALTERQQLIARQIVKEIITRLQFMRDVGLDYLTLSRSATTLSGGESQRIRLATQIGSQLMGCLYILDEPSIGLHQRDNQRLINTLKGIRNLGNTVLVVEHDEDTMRNADWLVEMGPGAGKLGGQVVASAEREVFLQGPSLTAQYLRGQKSIPLPPARREGNGKEITVVGARENNLKNINVSFPLGKLVCVTGVSGSGKSSLVIEILYNKLAQLMYRAKAAPGKHEAVKGIEFVDKVIDIDQSPIGRTPRSNPATYTGLFGPLRELYASMPESKMRGYKAGRFSFNVKGGRCEACQGDGIIKIEMQFLPDVYVPCEVCHGKRYNRETLQIKYKGKTIADALAMTVAEGLEFFSNIPSIRNKLETLHAVGLGYITLGQPATTLSGGEAQRIKLSKELSRRSTGKTLYILDEPTTGLHFADIERLLAVLSRLVDGGNTVVVIEHNLEVIKCADWVIDLGPEGGYAGGRIVAAGTPEQVAANDESYTGRWLSNALKKMTG